In Methanofollis sp., a single window of DNA contains:
- a CDS encoding radical SAM protein: MERQGAITSPVEGYPWSDLDTPDASGGCGRLLKVLLDGHCSYDCAYCGVRTRTGGGPAGPAEIADAFLRMHREGRADSLFLSSGIAGDVDLAMEGIVETGEILRRQGFQGYLHLKVLPGAARADIADAARVADRISINIEAPSASRLSEVAGVKDYRCDIEKRQAWVAAAMPGRHTTQLVVGAAGESDAEILSCIARQYRRLAPARVYYSAFTPVAGTPLACRDATPLWRQRRLYQMDALVRLYQISPDLLRDVMDDDGFLPDADPKRVLAENLPPVDINIAPLADLLRVPGIGPVGARRICAMRRTAPLVSPADLRRCGVRTKDAGPFVRFGREVQATLSSF, from the coding sequence GGATATCCCTGGTCCGACCTGGACACGCCCGACGCCTCAGGCGGCTGCGGGCGTCTCCTGAAGGTCCTCCTCGACGGCCACTGCTCGTACGACTGCGCCTATTGCGGTGTCAGGACACGGACGGGCGGGGGCCCGGCCGGACCCGCGGAGATCGCCGATGCCTTTCTCAGGATGCACCGCGAGGGGAGGGCGGACAGCCTCTTCCTCTCCTCGGGCATCGCGGGCGACGTGGACCTGGCGATGGAGGGAATCGTGGAGACCGGCGAGATCCTGCGGCGGCAGGGTTTTCAGGGCTACCTCCACCTCAAGGTCCTCCCTGGCGCCGCACGGGCCGACATCGCCGATGCGGCGCGGGTGGCCGACAGGATCTCGATCAACATCGAGGCGCCGTCGGCATCCCGTCTCTCCGAGGTCGCGGGGGTGAAGGACTATCGGTGCGACATCGAGAAGAGGCAGGCGTGGGTGGCCGCGGCGATGCCTGGCCGTCACACGACGCAACTCGTCGTCGGTGCCGCGGGGGAGAGCGACGCCGAGATCCTCTCCTGCATCGCCCGACAATACAGGCGTCTCGCGCCGGCACGGGTCTACTACTCCGCGTTCACGCCGGTGGCAGGGACACCCCTCGCGTGCCGGGATGCGACTCCTCTCTGGCGGCAGAGGCGTCTGTACCAGATGGACGCTCTCGTCCGCCTCTACCAGATCTCCCCGGATCTGCTCCGCGACGTGATGGACGACGACGGATTTCTTCCCGACGCCGACCCGAAGAGGGTGCTTGCAGAGAACCTTCCGCCTGTCGATATCAATATCGCCCCTCTCGCCGACCTCCTCCGTGTGCCCGGGATCGGTCCTGTCGGCGCCCGCCGGATCTGTGCGATGCGGCGGACGGCGCCGCTCGTCTCACCTGCAGATCTCAGGAGGTGCGGCGTCCGCACAAAAGATGCCGGGCCATTCGTCCGCTTCGGGAGAGAGGTGCAGGCGACACTCTCGTCTTTTTGA
- a CDS encoding class I SAM-dependent methyltransferase, protein MTEVRFLEERKVVLDLAGVSDREVLDIGAGPLSLIAAKEYDCYVTSVDIDGEKIKEWEKEAEREGVAEKISFEEADATDLPYCKDAFDIGICFGALHHLPVEKREQALSELARVSYEKFVVAEFTEEGFAELHSGEDFVPVNLAWLEGALKAMGTLTVRPLGKLNVYIVEKGN, encoded by the coding sequence ATGACTGAGGTCAGGTTTCTTGAGGAGAGGAAGGTCGTCCTCGACCTTGCAGGCGTGAGCGATCGGGAGGTGCTGGACATCGGTGCCGGCCCTCTCTCACTCATCGCTGCAAAGGAGTACGACTGCTATGTCACGTCCGTTGACATCGACGGAGAGAAGATCAAGGAGTGGGAGAAAGAGGCAGAGCGCGAGGGCGTTGCCGAGAAGATCAGTTTCGAGGAGGCCGACGCGACCGACCTCCCGTACTGCAAGGACGCCTTCGATATCGGCATCTGCTTCGGGGCCCTCCATCATCTCCCTGTGGAGAAGCGGGAGCAGGCACTCTCTGAACTGGCTCGGGTCTCGTATGAGAAGTTCGTCGTTGCGGAGTTCACCGAAGAGGGCTTTGCCGAACTGCACAGCGGGGAAGACTTCGTCCCCGTCAATCTCGCCTGGCTCGAAGGTGCCCTCAAGGCGATGGGCACCCTGACGGTCCGTCCCCTCGGGAAACTGAACGTCTATATTGTCGAGAAGGGGAACTGA